The region CATACTTTCTAATGTAGACATATTAATGTTTGCATGCCAAAGGAGGTTTCAGAAATTTACAGCGTGTTTCATTCCGTACATCAAAATTCATGTGATCCCTTTCTGAAATTGtgaatctggaaaaaaaagaaaaagcttttcaTGTGTCCCAAATCAGTAACTCAGGGGAATCCAACAGTAGGTAGAAGGCATAACTTTCAGTTGTCAACTGGTCAGTCCCCATGTCCTATCTGAGCTTGAATATCCTGACTTTCTTGAAACTAGCAACAATGGTCTTATTATGCCTGTGATGTTTCATGTTCAGTTGCTCAGCTGTCCTGTCATATCAGAAAGAAAACGCAATCTTATGGGCCTCTAGAAATCTAACAAGCTAAGCCTCTCAAAGCCGTTTAAAACTCCGAAACAATTCATCTGATGCAGCATCTTTTCAAAAGGTTCTTATGATCTAACCATGTGACTGTATGGTTAAATAAATCtaatctaaataaaataaatctccaTGCTGTTCAATTTCTAAATATCGTATGAAATGGCAGGGGCAGGAAGAGTATTAAAAACCTTGATCACTTTCCTCCAGCAGCAACAGGGTAGTCACTTTTTACATTTTGCCCTTGGGCTATCCACAAACATCTTCCTGGCTTAAAAAAAAGTCCCACGTTGTTTGGGTGGCAGGTGGAGAGCCCTTGAGGTCAATGAAGATAGCCTTCtgctctctcctccccctcccccgtcCCCCTCCCCCTATCCTCCGCCCCAAAACTCCAAGCGACTGAATTGTGATTGGGTTTATCCCATTTCCCTTTGCCTGTGATTGGTCTCTAGGAGTGGGCCTGTGGCCCATATCTGGCCAATGAGACAAAAGGAGAGGTCTGCTGGGAGACATCTGGTATCCTTTTTCCTGGGGAAAAAACACAGAATTTCACGTAGAGGAAGCTTTTCACCCCAGCCCCTTCCTTCCTTATTTGAATACAGCCCAGTGAGGACTTGCTATCTGAAACTGCAGTCGCCATGAGGTAGCAAAAGATGGCAGAACAGAAATAGGGGGTCTTGGcccttgatggtatctttgcacTGCTGAGACTGCCTTCTGCTGACTTCTTGTTAagtgtgagaaaataaaacatcatgAATGCTTAAGGCCCTGGCAGACTGGATTCTGTTATTAGCAGCTGAATGCATCCTAACTTTACAAGTATCTCATGAACTGAAATCAACCTGCAAAATTTACAACTCACTTTTGTGAGTATGAGGAGAATGCAAAAAAAACCACCCAACACCAAACATCCCTTCAGGAGGAAGAGACAGATACccgcatcttttttcttttcatttgagcTGTCCCATGTTTGGGAAGTAAAATGAGAATTTTCATATATAAACAaaacttttccattttctcaCTGGCAACTGGTTCAAAACTATTAGGTCAAGAATCCTTTCTAATTAGTTAAGAATTACATTTGCTAAAAAGGCAGGCCTTTCTCTTACTAGTTTGGGTTTTTCTGCTCGGTTCATTCATACTCGGGAGTCCTTGAAGGTAAGGATTAGAGTAATTGAAGAGCCTGAACAATGGCTGTGAGTTCAGAAATATTCCACCGTTTGTGGGACAACAGCCTGGCCACCTATCCTTAGAGCTGGACTCACGACTTTGGCCAATACTGTTGCGGTGTGGATTggtaagagaaaaaataatttttttcaagtaaGGTATGAGGCTCTGCAGGCATGGGGATCCATGTGGAAACACTGGTAACAGGTAGAAATAATGTGGTCCTCAGTTAAAATTCTTCAGAGTTCAAAGAGGGCAGTAGCTCACAACTCGTATATGAATGAACTTAGTCCTCCCGCGAGGACAGACAACTCCGGGAGATGGGCTCTCACGTGCATCAGCTGTGGACAGGAGCCTTGGAGGGAACAGACGTCACACACGAAACCCGAAGGCCTGAGACGTGGCCAGAACAATGAAAGGGCAGGAGATCTTTAGTTCCCAGCCTGAGGGAGTGAGTCAGTGTGACCCTCACTTTCCTCTCTCTACTTGAGGACCAGCAAGCTTTTGGTAGCAAGATGAGATGGACAATACAACAGTTTGGGTGTGTGTTGGGGCCTGGGGATTGCCGTTGAGGTCTTGGGGCGACGCGAAGAGCAGAGGAAGAGGCGGGAGTCGCCATGGAGGGTGCTCAGaagaagccactttattctgTATAGTGTACTTTTTATACTGTTATAGTGCTGATTCGTGGTTACATAGGCATTGAAGACATGCATgcgtgtggccttcatggccaggtgtccggccttcaaggcccttagctagctccttactcatgggtacaacatgctgtgttttcaaggtttctcaaggccagacatatccaGGGTGAGGCAGCGGACAGCAGACCTTATAGAGCAGTAGggaaagtggggggtggggggggcttcCCTACAGCGTGGCTtcccttcattttgttttgagaCAGGTGCGGCAAGTCccggccaaaaaaaaaaaggtgcgaCATCCTTGGGCAAGCCACGTTCTCTGGGGGTCtgtaaataaatgtttctttaaataaatgtttgggTCAAACATTTCCTTTGTTAGTAGACTTCTTTGATGGACCACGTTGTTCTCAGCAAAAGGCTGCAGAAGAGTAGAGGAAGTGGGATAATTAGAGGCCTGAGGCAGTTTATGGACAGCACCCCAGGCCATCCCAGCATACCTCTCTGAACTAACTCCCCCTGGACACCAAGGTCCTGAAAGGAAGCGAGCATGCCTTATTCACTCACCTTTGGCTCCAGCACAGTACCTGTTACCCAGCAGGTAACTCACGGAGTATAGACTGATAGGTGAGACATGATGCCTGGTGTTTTTTACGGGACAAAATTTACCCGTCTGAAAGGGCTCCTGAGATCCaattctgaattttaatgtaTGTCTGCCTTGGTGTGAGGATTAATGTTTAAGTGTGACAATAAGGGATTAATTTGGCTGACAcagtttgtttcttcctttggtgTTTACTGGTAAAAAGAAAGataatgtgattttaatttcttcaaAGCCTTTTCCATTTCACATAGAGGAGTGTTTCTGCAGATTGGGGCATTTCTACTAATGGCTTAgctagatttaaaaagaaaatgatcacaagaattttttcctcttcttttcttctgtctgttCTAACATGTTGCCTGTACATGAGTTTTTCAGAGGGCTCAGCTTGTTCCTATTTAAACAAAGCTACACtaacaaaatataaaagacaCCAGAAATGATGCATCAGAAAGTGATCCTTCAAGAGTCCTTCCCATCCAGGCTCTGGGAATAGTTTACCTCTCTGTTCTTGGTCTGTGTTATATTAATGTTTTGCTGAAGGCCACTCCTACCACACAGGGCTACATGATCAGGCTGAAAGCATCTTACCCACTCACCCATATGACTTGGGAAGAGTTCATGGGCAGAGTGTGGAGGTTGGTccttctcctttctggcatcttggCCGACAGGTCCTAGAACCTAGGCTGTGGAGCCCTCCTGCCGGGTGGTGTCATACCCAGATGATTCTCGCCAGTAAGAGCAGGCAgctgcggcagctgcagcccgaAAACCAAGCCTTCCCCAGAGGGACACACTGAGACCCGCAAGTCCAGCCTCCAGCAcacacactgaaaactgtaacgacaaataaaaaaaaatagttgtgtGGTGATGTAAGACATTCCTTCTTGTACTTTccattccttctgcctgaaatgcaaatttaaaaagtcCTTTTTACAGGGGTCAAAATGGTATATTATCACCAACTCTCACTGACTCCTGCTCCTTGCTTGTCTCCTACATTTTCTTCCCCAATCCCAGTTCTCATTTTCCAGTATTACTTCTATGTAGGCTGTCCCACTttgctcccttccttcctctctctctctttcactttattcattcatttcctggTCCTGTGCCAGGAAAAACAGTGCTAGTTAAGGAGCATTTCTCAGCAAATTCATTGTAGTTGGGATAAAAATATCCAAATGATTTGACTTAAAATTACCGTTTTAGGTCATGTATTACTGTAACTCACAATGCATCGTAGTGTATATAAAAATCCCACAGTAATCAACTCTAATTAGAATGCCTCTCCACCCAAATTAAGTTACCAATTAAACACTTTCTCCCAGATGAGGAGTGTTTCCAAGGTAAATTAGATTAATCCTATCATTACTTAATCCTACTTGTAGTCTCCAGTTGCACTGTAGTATTCTCACCATTTTTTCTTTaagcaacaataaaaaataatacacaatTTCAGTGTTTCTATTTAAGAAATACAACAAAATCAGTTATGAATTTTTAAGCAAACAGCCCATACTTTTGAATGGCCACCTTGGGACTCcatagtggtgtgtgtgtgtgtgttcaacaTCATGCGCCACATCAGAAAAAGCCATAGAAACAAAAGAGAATGACAAGTCTTCTCAGGATGCCTCAGTGGAGCAGGTGCTTTTATTTGAACTGATATGTCTATGCAAATACACTTAGTCGCAATAGGGAGCTTCTTAGGCCTGACAGTGATTTAAACTCTGAAAGGTGAGGGAAAAGTCGAGACCTTTGTCCTCTTGGTGACTCATGTCCCTTGATGTGGGAGGAGGACTTTAATTCTCCTCTAGCCCTCTTGCTTCAGATTAAATGACAGACTTCAGCTTTGGTGTAAAGCTGTCAGCTGTCCTAATCAAGGGCAGCATACAAAAACTGGACTCTTGAGGGACAGAAGGGAGGAAGATCTAGAACTGGGTGGGGATAGAAGGGAAGAGCCTGCATCTGCAGAAAATGTCCAAGGATGGCAGGCTCTAGTTACATCAGGGGGGAAGACGTCTTAGTGTGTAGGTAATGAAATTATTAGACAGGGCAAATATGGCCTGGGCCATCCAGAATGAGAGAGTTAAGGGAAGGGATGTCTGCATGCAGTAGACAACTGATTTAGAAAGAGCAGAAATGTAAACCAGCAATGATTCCCTATCTTGGGCTTGGCTAGTTTGGATGTGATTCTTCTGTTATTAACCGACAAATTTTCATGAGGAGATCCAATCATGAATGCAACAAACTCTAATTTTAGAGTTCTAGGTTGGGGGTGTTGCTGTTCTCAAACATGAGGATGTAACAGTTCCTGGGAGGGGCAGAAGGAAGGAGTAGAATCGAACATCTCACTAAGTCCTCTAATAACTCTGATCACTTTGGACATTCCAGGAGATACAGACAGCTCACGagaacaacacaacacacactaacaTGACCAACATGACAATGAGTTTCCACCATCTTAGCATACAGTCCAGGTTACCATCAGATTTTACAAAAAAGAATTTGACTACATAgatgtggttaaaaaaaaagtacagggACCGGAAGTCAGAAGAGCTACATTCCAGACCTGGCTCTGTGGCTGTTCAGCAGTGTGAACCTGGAGAAGTGGTCtaacatctctgggcctcagtctgttCATCTGCCTGGTGAGGAGCCCCAACACCTTCTCAGAGTTCATGGGTGGAAAAGCAAAGGGAGCTCATGTGGGAATTCAAAAGCAAACGGAAGTCGTGGCATGGAAACAGGTACAATCACCCATCCTCATAAGGGGCTTGCTGGCCACTGGCTTGATAAGTTTCATCAAAGGACATTTATTTGTAACTTTTGAGAAAAGCTGGTCTGGGACTCAGCTCAAGAGGAGTCTCAGATCATCTCCAGTTTGAGTGAACAGTATTTTGTGGCTTGGCTGGAGGCGGGGCTAGATGAAAGCTGAGCTGCATACCCGTCAAAGTCACAGGGAAAAGTCAGCCTTTATGCCAGCGGGGTTTGGTCCTGAAATGGCTGCTCCAGAGCGTCAGCCCTATGCCCTACCTCATACTTTACACAGTATCAGTAAGATcttcattcaaaatatattcGAGTTTTTGTGCTTATTACAGGGGAGAAAAGAACTAATATTTGACCAGCACTTCCTGTGGGGTAAGCACTTGCTAGGTGTTTTACATACATTGTCATTTTATCCTCAAGGCAAGTTTAAAAGGTTGGCAtcactgtctccattttacaggtgaagaaactgagactcaaagtgGTTATGACTTGCCCAAGTTTACATTACTAGCACATGGCAGAGGTCGGACATAAAAATTCAGGTCTTCTGACTCCACAGTCCACGCTTTTTCTTCTGTAACTTCATACTACCTTGAAGAAGAGAAATGAGGGTGTGTGGTTAGCCGGCAAAGTTAGGGAAAAGTTACGCTATTAGCAAAGAACTCACCCATTCTTTATCATTCTGCAAAATCCAATTTTCAAATAATCAGAATATgatagaaatattaaatattaaattactaCTGAACATAATCTGACTTCGACAACCCAGAAGGCACTCCCAGATCTTGCTGTGCCTTGAAGCTTTCACTAACAATACTGATTATCAGTGCACCACAGATGTGTGGAAAGGAAAATGCCAGCTAACAGAAGCCAGATGTCCTGCCTCTAAGACGCTGGCACCACACGGCTTTGATTACACCAGGTCAAGGAAACAAATGGAATCTATCAACATGACCCTGCCTCTTTGGACATATACTCCAAATATACATCCATTCTCATGCCCAGTGAGAAAGAAATTAATCAAAAGGCTCTCACCTTTCACCAAATGCTACCCTTAAATTCCTACAATAGACACATCACTGTACACAGTTTTTTTGGCAGTCAAGAGCTCTACGATAAAGGAGAGCTGAAACAATCAGATAATGTAACTGGTATGTAAAGCCCTCTCAGTAGGTGGGTCAGGCTGCATGAGGCAGTGTGGCTGTGTGGAGGGAGCGAGGTCTGGACCTGTGGAGACCTGCTGCTCCTGCCTGTAACCGAAGCCAAGGTTCTGGACTTGTATGTCGCTCAGCTGTCCCAGTGCCCACATCCCTACAACACTGAACAATGAAATATCCACAAGTAACCATGTCCAAGAAAAGAGCTCAATGTTTGAATGGCCACTTCAGAAAGGCATTTCTTGGCATGCTAGAGTAGGCTGGGGTGGAAGTTGTACCGCAGGCTGGAGAACAGCCCGATGTGTTTCACGAGATTGGGCTCCACCACATAGGCCCGCTCCCCCTTGGCCCTCAGCAGTGAGTACAGTGCCATGTCCTTGCCGAAGCCCTTGTGGCAGTACACCTGGGACAGGTAGGTGAGGGTCCGGCGGGCCGCAGGGGCAGGGAAGAGCATGGCTGGGGTGCAGCACTCTGAAGCAGGGACCACGCTGTACAGGGAAGGACTCAGTCGCCGCAGCTCCAGGAAGTAGTGCCGGCCCACCAGTTCTACCAGACCCATGCTATACAGGGAGAAGAAGAGCATGACCGGCCAGCTAAACCCCGGACGGCTGGCAAACCGCATGTATATCCAGGTTAGCAAGGGCCCCAGCAACATGCCCACACCGACCCACTCCAGAATCCGCATGGGCTCTGGGTTGATGTAGTGCTGGAGCCTCTCGGGATGATAGAGCTTTAGATAAAGGGCATCTTTGAGGTGCGGCTCGGAGAAGCGAGCCCGCAGAAGGTGCTCCAAGACGGGGAAGATCTGCTCCTCTGGAACAGCATCATCTTCTACCATCAGGACATAATCTGGGTTGTAGGTCTGCAGGGAAGATTCCAGGCAATAGACATAGTCCTgcttctctttctcaaatgagttGGTTGAAGGGTCATCGCCATAATCGTCTTCAGTGCCCTCATAGCGGTTGGCCACAGGAACGTACTTGGACAGAAGCTTGGCATCAAAATGGCTCACACTACGTTCCACGTTGCACAAGAAGAGCTGGTGCCCCTCACACTGCGGGCCACATTGTTGCAGAAGGCGGTGGAACTGGGACACCACCTGCAAGACGTAGTGGAAGCCAGGCTGCCTGTCCacggtgatgatggtgatgaccaGCCAGGGGCGGGGAGTGGCCTGCCAGACGATGGGCACCGAGCCGTTGGCAGAGGGCAGCTCCTCAAAGTAGTGGAGGGCAGCTTCCCCCTCTTTCAAGCTTTGCTGCAGGAACTCTTGGCTCATCTGGTTCAGGTGCCAATGGCGCAGGTAGAAGTAAGAGTGCAGAAGCCGGTGACAGGCCAGAGGGGCCAGCAGGCCAAACGTCACCACCGTCAAGATGAAGAGTTGGACAGCAGTGCTGCCCCAGGAGAGCCTCCGCAGCCTCCGCAGGAGCATGGCAGCTGGAGGGGCAGATGTGCTCATGAGGTCCACTTCTGGTCAGGTCTGGTCCCAAGAATAAGTCATCCTGGAATGTGGGCCGAGATCAGCGTGAGTGAAACCTAAAAAGAGAGGGAGCAGAGAATGGTAAAGAGGCTTGGAATTATTCAGGAATAGAACTTAGCACATATCAACCCAGAAATTCTAATGCTAGGCTGTGTAACTACTAGAGACTTTGAAGTATTTCCTCTAGTACACTACTATTGTTTGGTTGCATCTGTTAATGGTCTCTGGAGTTTCTTTCATTACTTCTATGAGTAATGAAATCTTGGTGCTCCCAACCAGGTCTGCACAGCTACAGATGCTTCGTTAGGTTTACCATGTGCAGAACATCTCCAGGTAGGCTAGTAAGATCGTTACCTCAATTCAGCAGCTACACAGACATGGGTTCTTAAAACAGACGCAAAAAAAGCAAGTCTTGACATAAAGGAAATACACATTTAAAGTAAGTGCCAACGTAAGTGCACAGTAAGTGCTGTGAATAGCACTTCAGAAAGTGTGATTTGGCTGACTGTGAATAGCAATTTCAgaaaactgtcttccctgtgtACTTCCCAAACAAGGAAAGGACCATTTAGGATTCTCTGAAATGTCTTTGTCAACATCTTCCATTCTTATGTCCCTAATCTCACACAACTATACTTAAAATTGCGTTGTAATTTAATCCAGGGTGTTCTcccattttgttttttacagAATTACCATAGGAAACAGGATATCCCATACACAAGTGAACTCTAGAGCCCCAGACTTTGGGAGGGAAGGAAACATTTGAAGGAAGACCCACAACAGCTTTTCAGTGAAAGAGGGAAAGGATAGGCAGAGATGAAGCTGGGAGACACAGTGCCCCCAGCCTGGTTCAGAAAGGAATGCTGCGTGATGCGATGGCTCAAGGCAGGGTGCAGGCTGAGGTCAGGCTCACGCTGGCCCGCGTCCCAGCTCAGCCACTCACCGGGTGGAAAGTCACTTTGCCTCTCCATATCTTGGATTCCTTACccttaaaatggggatgataataatacctatctcatagggtaactagaaaaattaaatgtGTTACAGAGCAAAATAATGCAGAGTAAAACTACCATTAAAATACATCCATGTCTACAAAACTGAAGTAATATCTTAGGAGTAAGCAGGCCTAATGATCTGAGGGAAAACAGACCTGTACAAAAAAATAGAACTTCTGTTCCGGACAAAGTGAATATAATACCAGAAAGGTCACTGCAAAGCTAAATGGTGTCAATAGACTAGAACGTAAACCTCTTACCTCGGAAGTGTAATAAAGTTTGCACACATTTGTAAGAAAATGGCCTAGCTGGTGAGCATCTTGAAGGAAGGGCTGCCTAGGTAACTGATGAGGCTTTGTGGTGTGGTCTCTAGTGCTTGCCTACCGTGTTCTCGCCTTCTTGAGCACTGGCACACAGCAAGACCACATCCCCTCGCCTGCCTTCTCCAGGTGAGGTCATGTAACAAGGGCTTGCCAGTAGTGTGAGCAAGATGACGGGTGTGACTTTGGGGCCAAGGTGGTTGAGAGTAAATGTGCCTTCtccactttctctttctctggctcCTAACTGAATGGCCAGCTTTGGTAGATCTAGAGGAGGGTGGAGCCACCAGATGGCCGGAGCCTGGGTCCTTGAATGACTGCATAGAACAGAGGTCCCTCCGGTTGCTCatctcccagcacctggccaaccTAGCATGTTGTAATACATAAACTGTTGTCCGGAACCACTGATTTTCAGGCTTGTTAATTATAGCAGTtagcctgccctgccctgccctgccctgcccagcccactAGAGTTGTGTAGAATTACCAAACCTCTCTCTATAGTATGATGACATAGTAATTCAAGGAAGTAGAGATATATTTCTTATTTCAGCAACAAAAGAAGATTATACTGTGGGACCATAGAGGTGAGGCAGGCTATCTCAGTACCAGTAAGAGATCTAGATAATACCAAAGAGGGAAATAAGCAGGGAGAAGTTTGAATAGAATGCAACACAAGTTTGCTGTTTTTGTGAACTTCCAGACTGGCTG is a window of Manis pentadactyla isolate mManPen7 chromosome 3, mManPen7.hap1, whole genome shotgun sequence DNA encoding:
- the PGAP4 gene encoding post-GPI attachment to proteins factor 4, whose protein sequence is MSTSAPPAAMLLRRLRRLSWGSTAVQLFILTVVTFGLLAPLACHRLLHSYFYLRHWHLNQMSQEFLQQSLKEGEAALHYFEELPSANGSVPIVWQATPRPWLVITIITVDRQPGFHYVLQVVSQFHRLLQQCGPQCEGHQLFLCNVERSVSHFDAKLLSKYVPVANRYEGTEDDYGDDPSTNSFEKEKQDYVYCLESSLQTYNPDYVLMVEDDAVPEEQIFPVLEHLLRARFSEPHLKDALYLKLYHPERLQHYINPEPMRILEWVGVGMLLGPLLTWIYMRFASRPGFSWPVMLFFSLYSMGLVELVGRHYFLELRRLSPSLYSVVPASECCTPAMLFPAPAARRTLTYLSQVYCHKGFGKDMALYSLLRAKGERAYVVEPNLVKHIGLFSSLRYNFHPSLL